The Spirosoma sp. SC4-14 DNA window CGAGTTGACCGCTTCCTCAGCGTTCTAGTACCTCTTCACGTATTGACCCACTTGCTGATGCATTACCGACTAGCTGCCGATCCTCTTTTGCCACATTATATTGCCGTTGAAGCCCGGTTAACCACCATTCAGAATCTGGCCGAGGTTGAGCTTCAATTACCTGCCTGGCGACCCGGTCGGTACGAGTTGCAGCAGTTTGCCAAAAATATTCAGCGGTTCGAGGTTGTCGATGAGCAAGGAAGGGTCCTGCCGTTTCGCAAAATTACAAAAGATCGGTGGCGGGTGCAGACCAATGGCGCCAGTAGCCTTATAGCCCGGTATAACTATTATTCGATAGTGCCCACGCCCAATTTGCTCAACGCGGGTAGCAGTTTTATCAGCGATGTATTGCTGTATGTCAATCCCGTTAATCTTTGTCTGTATGCCGAAGGGCGTATCGATGAACCCTGTACGCTCGAACTGGCTATTCCTGATGGCTGGATGGTGGCCTGTGGTTTAGAACAGATTGACGCAAAAATGCTTCGGGCGGCCGATTTCTACGAATTAGCCGATTGTCCGCTCATGGCAGCCCCCTCTATTCAGCATATTCAATACAGCGTAAACGAGGTTTCATTTCATGTCTGGATTCAGGGCGGCTGGCGAACAGATGGCGCTCCAACATTCGATGCCGAGCGAATCGTTCGCGATTTTAGCCGATTTTCGGAAACGCAGATCCGACTCTACGGCGAATTCCCTGAGCGCGATTATCATTTTCTAACACTGGTGTTGCCCACACCTTATTATCATGGCGTTGAGCACCGAAATTCGACCATGCTGGTGCTTGGCCCTACCGACGAAGGGGAAGGGTTATATCTGGATTTGCTCGGCGTGGCCTCGCACGAGTTGTTCCATGCCTGGAATATCATTCGTATTCGGCCCATTGAATTGCTGCCGTATGATTTTACGAAAGAAAACTACTTTCCAACCTGTTTTGTCGCCGAAGGCGTTACAACCTATTATGGCGATTTGATGCTGCGTCAATCAAACGTTTTCGACGATGAAGCCTATCTGAAAGAGCTTCAGGTGCTGTTCAAGCGGCATTTCGAAAACAATGGACGGGCGTTTCAGTCGCTGGTCGAGTCGTCGTGGGATTTATGGCTCGATGGCTACGAAAAAGGTGTACCCGACCGTAAGGTGTCGGTTTATCACAAAGGAGCAATAGCGGCTCTGATTCTGGACCTGCACATTCGGCAGCTTACGGATCATGCCCGTTCGCTGGACAATGTGATGCGGACGATGTGGGAGCGATTCGGCAAATCGTTTGTAGGATATACACTAGACGATTATCGGGCTGTCACCGAAACCGTGGCGGGTGAGCCACTGGATTGGTACTACGATCTCTGCATTTTTGGCAACCAACCGCTCGAATCAACGCTCAATCGATACCTGGAATGGGTTGGCCTGGCGGTCGTGTATGAAGAACCAACCCCCGACTCGGTTGGTGGCATTCGGCTACGCGAACTGGACGATGTGGCGGGGAGTTTGCAGCGAGCCCGTTGGTTCGGTGGAACATTAACTGAATCGATTCATGAAGGTCTGGTGCCGAAAGAAAAGTTAAGCAAGGATGTTGTAGCCAAATGAGCCTGGTTATCAGACACTGATATTTTTAGTACCTTCCGCCGTAAACCCTGCCAATCCTATGCAAACGTCCCGTACTACAACTCTATCGTTTGACGAATACGTTCAGCACGACGCTACTGGTCTGGCTCAACTTGTTCGATCGGGCGAAGTTACGGCTCCTGAATTGCTCGAAACAGCCATTGCTCGTGCCGAAGCCGTTAATCCTGAACTCAATGCTATTGTAACGCCCTTGTACGATAAAGGCCGTGAAATGGCTACACATTTGCCTGGCGATGGGCCGTTTCGGGGAGTTCCGTTTTTATTGAAAGACCTGGAGTTCGAATGGGCTGGAACACCCATGAAATCGGGTTGTCGGGGTTATCAGAACTATGTGTCTACAACCGATAGCGAAGTAGTAAGGCGACTAAAAGCAGCAGGGCTGGTCTTTTTCGGAAAAACCAATACGCCCGAATTTGGCCTGACACCCTATACGGAGCCGCAACTATACGGCCCTGCCCGAAATCCCTGGAAGCCAACTCATTCGCCGGGTGGGTCGAGTGGTGGATCGGCAGTAGCGGTAGCTGCCGGAATCGTGCCAGCGGCCAGTGCGTCGGATGGGGGCGGTTCTATTCGGATTCCGGCAGCCTGCTGCGGGCTGTTTGGGCTAAAACCTTCGCGGGGACGGGTTACGCTTGGCCCGCGTTTTGGCGAGTTGTGGAATGGTGCTGTCATTGGTCATTCGGTGACGCGCAGTGTTCGCGATAGTGCCGGACTGCTGGATGCCATTGCCGGACCATTAGCGGGCGACCCATATGGTATTACGCCACCCGAACGGCCGTTTGTTGAAGAAGTAAGCCGAGAGCCTGGCAGGCTCCGAATCGCTTTTTCGACGCAGACGCTGATTCCGGCACAGTCCGTCGATCCAGAATGCGTTAACGCCGTTCGGGATGCTGCTCAACTGCTGGAAAGCCTGGGCCACACGGTAGAGGAAATTGCATTGCCGTACGAAAAATCGATTGTTACGGAGGCTTTTTTCGTAAATGTGCTTAGCGAAACAGCCGCTACACTGCGTGAACTAGGTGAATACCTTGGCCGGCCAACCCAGCGAAGCGATGTAGAACTGAATACGTGGGCGCAGGCTCGATTGGCCGAAGGTTTCTCAGCAACGGATGTAGCCTATCAGAAACGTCGCTGGAATTCGCTCAACCGCAGTATGGGGCAGTTGCACGAAAAATATGATGTGTTCTTAACCCCTACGCTGCCACGCCCACCCATTGCTATCGGTACCTTTCAGAATAAAGCATCGGAGCAACGATTGCTCAAACTGGTTGACTCGCTTGGTGGATTGAAATACCTGAATGGGAGCAAAATTGTCGATGAGCTGGCCGAACGTTCGCTGGGTTACATTTCATTCACCGTCATTACGAACATGACTGGTCAGCCCTCCATGTCGGTTCCGCTTCATTGGTCGCCCGATGGTTTGCCGATTGGGACTATGTTTGCCGCCAAACTGGGCGATGAGGCCACGTTGTTCCGATTGGCTGGTCAACTGGAGAAGGCCCGCCCGTGGTTCAATAAACGCCCAACTAGTTATTGATCTGTTGGTATCAGAGATGGTTCTGGCTATGCGCGGGCAGTTTGGGGCTTTGCCACGGCTTTGGCTCCCGGCGAAAACCGATCTTTTAGTTTCAGGAACTGTTTTTCAAAATATTCGTAGGAGAGCCAGGCTACGAGCGTAGTCATGGCGTAGCTTGTTATATACAACAGCACCGAAAACCCCAGGCTATAGGGCATAAACTGACGGATAACGTACAGGCACGATACGATCACAACCGGATGATACATATAGAGCCCGTACGAAATCTTGCCCATAAAGTTGCAAAGCCTGTTTTCGAGATTGATGACCGAGTTGGGATTGGCCGCCAGATTCATTAGCAGAAAAACAAAAAATAGCGCGTAGCCTTCGTAGTTCAGCCCCGGAATTCGAATACCCAGTGCGAGCATTGTTCCTAATACAGCATACACGACCCACTGTACGGATTTCAGATACAATACAGTCAGGATGGGGTGTTTTTTAAAGACCAAATAAGCACCGATGCCGCCGATGGCCATTGTGCCGATGCGAAAATGAGCCAGAAAATCCGATACCAGTAGCATCGTTGTTCCGGCTTCGGGAGCAGTTGAACCGGGGCCATAGCGCAGCCAGAAAAAACCTGCTGCCAACAAAAGCGCAATACTGGCCAGCGTGAGTATTGTCCGGCGAGGTCGAAGGCTTCCTACCAGCCAGGGCCAGATCAGGTAGAACTGCTCTTCGACGCCAATCGACCATGTGTGCGAACACAGCGGCATTTCGTGGTAGAGCGTGAGCGCTATATTGGGCATAACGATTCCAAAAAATGCCAGCTTTTGCCAGAAATGGTCATAGGCATGTTCGGAAACACCAGGAATATAAAGCGCCGGGATGTGCGGAAATACGAAAAAACTTAATCCAATGATCCAGAAATAGAGCGGCCAGATGCGCAAAATGCGTCTTACGTAGAAATTGCCGATATGAATGCGACCGGCATACTGCTTTTCGGCCAGTAACAGATACGTGATCAGAAAGCCACTTAAGACAAAAAACAGTGCAACGCCTAAGCGTCCGGCCTGATAAACAACCGGGTGTTCGTTGGTTTTGTCGAAGGTGTCCGTATAACCATAAATGGTCTTAAACTGCTCAATATGGTGAAAGACCACCGAGGATGCTGCAAGAAAACGTACTCCGTTAAAGCCGGAAAAATAGACGGCGGATGGGTTTTTAGCCGACATAGTCACTAATTCGGTTCAGCCGTAAAAGTACGTAAAAAGTATCCTTGCTACGTTAGTTTCGGTAACAAGAAACGCTTTCAATTGGTCCGGAACTGAGCAACCGGCCCACTCAGGCACAACTCATCAGGAGGAAAATCCCCGGCTGCGCCCGCCAAAAAAACCACTTCGCCCACGCGAAGGACGACTTGTCCGCACAACGCGCGACGTGCGGACATTCTCGCGAATCTGGTGCGAACGTTCGTATACGCTGGGGTTAGTATAAAAACGCGAACCGTATCGGCGCTCGTCGTCGCGGTACTG harbors:
- a CDS encoding M61 family peptidase gives rise to the protein MHYRLAADPLLPHYIAVEARLTTIQNLAEVELQLPAWRPGRYELQQFAKNIQRFEVVDEQGRVLPFRKITKDRWRVQTNGASSLIARYNYYSIVPTPNLLNAGSSFISDVLLYVNPVNLCLYAEGRIDEPCTLELAIPDGWMVACGLEQIDAKMLRAADFYELADCPLMAAPSIQHIQYSVNEVSFHVWIQGGWRTDGAPTFDAERIVRDFSRFSETQIRLYGEFPERDYHFLTLVLPTPYYHGVEHRNSTMLVLGPTDEGEGLYLDLLGVASHELFHAWNIIRIRPIELLPYDFTKENYFPTCFVAEGVTTYYGDLMLRQSNVFDDEAYLKELQVLFKRHFENNGRAFQSLVESSWDLWLDGYEKGVPDRKVSVYHKGAIAALILDLHIRQLTDHARSLDNVMRTMWERFGKSFVGYTLDDYRAVTETVAGEPLDWYYDLCIFGNQPLESTLNRYLEWVGLAVVYEEPTPDSVGGIRLRELDDVAGSLQRARWFGGTLTESIHEGLVPKEKLSKDVVAK
- a CDS encoding amidase, which produces MQTSRTTTLSFDEYVQHDATGLAQLVRSGEVTAPELLETAIARAEAVNPELNAIVTPLYDKGREMATHLPGDGPFRGVPFLLKDLEFEWAGTPMKSGCRGYQNYVSTTDSEVVRRLKAAGLVFFGKTNTPEFGLTPYTEPQLYGPARNPWKPTHSPGGSSGGSAVAVAAGIVPAASASDGGGSIRIPAACCGLFGLKPSRGRVTLGPRFGELWNGAVIGHSVTRSVRDSAGLLDAIAGPLAGDPYGITPPERPFVEEVSREPGRLRIAFSTQTLIPAQSVDPECVNAVRDAAQLLESLGHTVEEIALPYEKSIVTEAFFVNVLSETAATLRELGEYLGRPTQRSDVELNTWAQARLAEGFSATDVAYQKRRWNSLNRSMGQLHEKYDVFLTPTLPRPPIAIGTFQNKASEQRLLKLVDSLGGLKYLNGSKIVDELAERSLGYISFTVITNMTGQPSMSVPLHWSPDGLPIGTMFAAKLGDEATLFRLAGQLEKARPWFNKRPTSY
- a CDS encoding acyltransferase: MSAKNPSAVYFSGFNGVRFLAASSVVFHHIEQFKTIYGYTDTFDKTNEHPVVYQAGRLGVALFFVLSGFLITYLLLAEKQYAGRIHIGNFYVRRILRIWPLYFWIIGLSFFVFPHIPALYIPGVSEHAYDHFWQKLAFFGIVMPNIALTLYHEMPLCSHTWSIGVEEQFYLIWPWLVGSLRPRRTILTLASIALLLAAGFFWLRYGPGSTAPEAGTTMLLVSDFLAHFRIGTMAIGGIGAYLVFKKHPILTVLYLKSVQWVVYAVLGTMLALGIRIPGLNYEGYALFFVFLLMNLAANPNSVINLENRLCNFMGKISYGLYMYHPVVIVSCLYVIRQFMPYSLGFSVLLYITSYAMTTLVAWLSYEYFEKQFLKLKDRFSPGAKAVAKPQTARA